One Candidatus Babeliales bacterium DNA segment encodes these proteins:
- a CDS encoding ribonucleoside-diphosphate reductase subunit alpha — protein sequence MNNRTLHSLQGNYESLADFQFLIKNIDGVTAQYSLLDIRQMFTGSIKGFEADIVVEKIIAQVKKNLFDGITMSEIENLLILSTVQFIELDNAYSFVASRLLLRHLYHDVVGYWPENINAADYKKSFISGIQLGVQTDKFDKRMLDFDLDYLAQYIDSSRDNLFQYLGLKTLHSRYFKKHEGKSFELPQAFWMRIAMGLALLEKDKNGKAIEFYDIMSQLLFVPSTPTLLHSGLKRAQLSSCYLTFIDDDLAHIFKCIGDNAQMSKWSGGVANDWSALRATGALIQSIDVASQGTIPFMKVANDTTAAINRSGSRRGAVVAYMETWHYDFEEFLDLKRNTGDDRRRAHDMNTAAWIPDLFMKRILNDESWTLFSPDETPELHELYGHAFDEKYVEYEKKAQEGKVRLFKVVSAKALWRKHLTRLFETGHPWPTFKDSCNVRSPQDHVGVVHSSNLCTEITLNTSREETAVCNLGSINLGQFIQNGKINEPLLAQTVEIAIRMLDNVIDINFYPVKEGQVSNFRHRPIGLGIMGLQDALYKLDTPFQSEKALADSDLLTELISYYAILTSSQLAKERGTYSSYKGSKWDRGILPMDTLDLLEKERQLPIERFGVVTKDWSIVRDQVKKYGMRNSNTMAVAPTATISNISGCFPCIEPIYKNLYAKSNSSGDFTVANSFLVDDLKKLGLWNEEMRDQLKYYDGSVQAIATIPKHLKDKYKTSFEIDPMWMIKMTASRGKWIDQSQSHNVFVQGTSGKLLHDLYVYAWKCGVKTMYYLRSLGASQVEKSTLDAEKYGFTQKRNNEKDVSATQMSATQMSAIQVSAIQVSVTQVSAVDQADQDMAIDMDIAPKACSLENPDCESCQ from the coding sequence GTGAATAATCGGACATTACATTCATTGCAAGGCAATTATGAGTCTTTGGCTGATTTTCAGTTTTTAATAAAAAACATTGATGGGGTTACGGCGCAATACAGCTTGCTCGACATTCGTCAAATGTTTACTGGATCTATCAAAGGCTTTGAAGCTGACATAGTTGTTGAAAAAATTATTGCACAGGTAAAAAAGAATCTTTTTGATGGCATCACGATGTCGGAAATAGAAAATTTATTGATTCTTTCGACCGTTCAATTTATTGAACTCGATAATGCGTATAGTTTTGTAGCATCGCGATTGCTTCTTCGTCATTTGTATCATGATGTGGTTGGTTATTGGCCTGAAAATATTAACGCTGCGGATTATAAAAAATCTTTTATTTCAGGCATTCAGCTTGGTGTGCAGACTGATAAGTTTGACAAACGTATGTTGGATTTTGATTTAGATTATTTGGCGCAATATATCGATTCATCTCGGGATAATCTTTTTCAATATCTAGGTTTGAAAACACTGCATTCTCGCTATTTTAAAAAACATGAAGGTAAATCATTTGAGTTGCCACAAGCTTTTTGGATGCGAATTGCTATGGGTCTTGCTCTTCTAGAAAAAGACAAAAATGGCAAAGCTATAGAGTTCTATGACATTATGTCTCAACTTTTATTTGTTCCGTCTACGCCAACTCTTTTGCATTCTGGGCTTAAACGTGCGCAGTTAAGTTCTTGTTATCTTACGTTCATCGATGACGACTTGGCTCATATTTTCAAATGTATTGGCGATAATGCTCAGATGTCAAAATGGTCTGGTGGTGTGGCTAATGATTGGTCTGCTCTTCGTGCAACTGGTGCCTTGATTCAGTCAATTGACGTTGCAAGCCAGGGAACAATTCCATTTATGAAAGTTGCTAATGATACGACAGCTGCAATCAACCGAAGTGGTAGCCGTCGTGGCGCAGTCGTTGCCTACATGGAAACGTGGCATTATGATTTTGAAGAATTTTTAGACTTGAAAAGAAATACGGGCGACGATCGTCGACGTGCTCATGATATGAATACTGCTGCGTGGATTCCAGATCTTTTCATGAAGCGTATTTTAAACGATGAATCGTGGACGTTGTTTTCACCAGATGAAACTCCCGAGCTTCATGAGCTGTATGGTCATGCGTTTGATGAAAAATATGTTGAGTATGAAAAGAAAGCTCAAGAAGGTAAAGTTAGACTCTTTAAAGTTGTTTCTGCAAAAGCTTTATGGCGTAAACATTTAACACGACTTTTTGAAACTGGACATCCTTGGCCAACATTTAAAGATTCTTGTAACGTTCGATCGCCACAAGATCATGTGGGCGTGGTTCACAGTTCAAACTTGTGCACTGAAATTACTTTGAACACAAGCAGAGAAGAGACAGCTGTGTGTAATTTGGGATCGATTAATTTAGGTCAATTTATTCAAAATGGTAAAATTAACGAGCCTCTTTTAGCCCAAACGGTAGAAATTGCGATACGCATGCTTGATAATGTTATTGATATTAACTTTTATCCAGTTAAAGAAGGGCAAGTTTCAAACTTCCGTCATCGTCCTATCGGACTTGGTATAATGGGACTTCAAGATGCACTTTACAAGCTTGACACTCCATTCCAGTCAGAAAAAGCGCTTGCAGATTCTGATCTTTTAACTGAGCTTATTTCTTACTATGCAATTTTAACGTCATCGCAACTTGCAAAAGAACGCGGTACTTACTCTTCATACAAAGGTTCTAAGTGGGATCGTGGAATTTTACCAATGGATACTTTAGATCTTTTGGAAAAAGAGCGTCAATTGCCTATTGAGCGATTTGGCGTGGTGACCAAAGATTGGTCTATTGTTCGTGATCAAGTTAAAAAGTATGGAATGCGCAACTCAAACACGATGGCAGTAGCTCCAACAGCAACGATTTCAAACATTTCTGGTTGCTTTCCGTGTATTGAGCCGATTTACAAGAATTTGTATGCTAAATCAAATTCAAGCGGTGATTTTACGGTTGCAAATAGTTTCTTAGTCGATGATTTGAAGAAATTAGGACTATGGAATGAGGAGATGCGTGATCAGTTGAAATATTATGATGGAAGCGTTCAGGCTATTGCTACGATTCCAAAACACCTCAAAGATAAATATAAAACATCGTTTGAAATTGATCCGATGTGGATGATTAAAATGACAGCTTCTCGCGGTAAATGGATCGATCAAAGCCAATCTCATAACGTATTTGTTCAGGGTACATCTGGAAAACTACTACATGACCTTTATGTCTATGCATGGAAATGTGGCGTAAAAACTATGTATTATTTACGATCACTTGGCGCAAGTCAGGTAGAAAAATCCACACTTGATGCTGAAAAGTATGGATTCACACAAAAAAGAAATAATGAAAAAGATGTGTCTGCGACACAAATGTCTGCGACACAAATGTCTGCGATACAAGTGTCTGCGATACAAGTGTCTGTGACACAAGTGTCTGCAGTTGATCAAGCAGATCAGGACATGGCAATTGATATGGATATTGCTCCAAAAGCATGTAGCCTTGAAAATCCTGACTGTGAATCTTGCCAATAA
- the leuS gene encoding leucine--tRNA ligase, whose translation MSYDFKDVEKKWQAHWSKQPYGVVDLKNTGKKYYCLDMFPYPSGSGLHVGHWRGYVLSDVYARMKVLQGYNVLHPMGWDAFGLPAENAAIKEGKHPKAATDKNIATFKEQLKQIGAIYDWSKELNTTDPNYYKWTQWIFVQMFKRGLAYETMSDINWCPSCLTGLANEEVVNGGCERCGSHVEPKKVRQWVLKITQYAEKLLQGLDKLDWPEKVKLMQKNWIGKSTGLLFSSPVKDMNVSLETFSAHFEACYADTFVAIAPDHPLLATLIKDVANRQEIEKMCSEIVAKRLEKKYDDAQVEGIFTGRYIVDPLGNGDLPIWVASYTLADYGTGIVKCSAHDERDFAFAKKYNISLKVGLVPQDPELRKQVEAQEVCFTDMVNGILLQPTPFENKNAGESRQALMDYLIAGGLAREKVNYRLRDWVFSRQRYWGEPIPLVHCQSCGVVAVPEDQLPVTLPEVERYEPTGTGQSPLEGITDWVNTTCPQCKGPGKRETNTMPQWAGSCWYFLRYPNPDLADEPFSQKDLQYWLPVDLYVGGVEHAILHLLYSRFYIKFLHDAGYVPFDEPFTHLFNQGMVCKLSEKSGAVEKMSKSKGNVVNPDDIVSVYGSDVLRMYMLFMGPPELDCQWQDEGIEGIKRFANRFITYVSNPETMLSGSETENPEVTRCLHLLIKEVQQRLAVFKPNTALASFMEWNNQSMKSGMKMSKNSMQTVLTLFSIFAPHAACELLQNIFGKDLTQCTWPTYDSSLLVINEVTYAVQINGKLRGTFTVVKETEQEKIQAQAQEIVAKWLEEKQVVKIIFIKDRTVNFVVKS comes from the coding sequence ATGTCATACGACTTTAAAGATGTTGAAAAAAAGTGGCAAGCCCACTGGAGTAAGCAACCCTATGGTGTTGTGGATCTAAAAAACACAGGAAAAAAATATTATTGTTTGGATATGTTTCCTTATCCATCCGGATCAGGTCTGCATGTTGGTCACTGGCGAGGTTACGTACTCTCCGATGTGTATGCGCGGATGAAAGTCTTACAAGGCTACAATGTGCTGCACCCTATGGGTTGGGATGCGTTTGGACTTCCTGCAGAAAATGCAGCGATCAAAGAAGGTAAACATCCAAAAGCAGCAACCGATAAAAATATCGCAACGTTTAAAGAGCAACTTAAGCAAATTGGCGCAATTTATGATTGGTCAAAAGAATTAAATACAACCGATCCGAATTATTACAAATGGACGCAGTGGATTTTTGTTCAGATGTTTAAACGCGGTCTTGCGTATGAAACGATGTCAGACATTAACTGGTGTCCTTCTTGCCTGACTGGTCTTGCAAATGAAGAAGTGGTCAATGGTGGATGTGAACGTTGTGGATCACACGTTGAGCCTAAAAAAGTTCGCCAATGGGTTTTAAAAATTACTCAGTATGCAGAAAAATTACTTCAGGGTCTTGATAAACTTGATTGGCCAGAAAAAGTAAAATTGATGCAAAAAAACTGGATTGGAAAAAGCACTGGTTTACTTTTCTCATCTCCTGTTAAAGATATGAATGTAAGTCTTGAAACATTTTCAGCACACTTTGAAGCGTGTTATGCAGATACGTTTGTTGCTATCGCTCCTGATCATCCGTTGCTTGCAACATTGATCAAAGACGTAGCAAATAGACAAGAAATTGAAAAAATGTGCAGTGAGATCGTAGCTAAGCGTCTTGAAAAAAAATATGATGATGCGCAAGTCGAAGGTATTTTTACCGGACGTTATATTGTTGATCCTTTAGGAAATGGCGATTTGCCGATCTGGGTTGCAAGTTACACCTTGGCAGATTACGGTACTGGAATTGTAAAATGTTCTGCTCATGATGAACGTGATTTTGCTTTCGCAAAAAAATATAACATTTCACTTAAAGTTGGACTGGTTCCACAAGATCCTGAGCTGCGAAAACAAGTCGAAGCTCAAGAAGTTTGCTTCACCGATATGGTCAATGGAATACTTTTGCAGCCAACACCGTTTGAAAATAAAAACGCTGGTGAAAGCAGACAAGCTTTGATGGATTATTTGATTGCGGGTGGCCTAGCTCGTGAAAAAGTAAACTATCGTTTGCGTGATTGGGTTTTTTCAAGACAACGTTATTGGGGTGAGCCAATTCCTTTGGTGCATTGTCAAAGCTGTGGCGTTGTAGCTGTGCCAGAAGATCAATTGCCGGTAACTTTACCAGAAGTTGAGCGTTACGAGCCAACAGGAACAGGCCAGTCACCTCTTGAAGGAATTACTGATTGGGTTAACACAACATGTCCACAATGTAAGGGCCCGGGCAAACGTGAAACAAACACGATGCCGCAATGGGCAGGTTCATGCTGGTACTTTTTACGGTATCCAAATCCAGATTTAGCAGACGAACCATTTTCTCAAAAAGATTTACAATACTGGCTTCCTGTCGATTTATACGTTGGTGGTGTAGAACATGCAATCTTGCATCTTTTGTACTCACGTTTTTATATTAAATTTTTGCATGATGCAGGCTATGTTCCGTTTGATGAGCCATTTACGCATTTGTTTAACCAAGGAATGGTTTGCAAACTTTCAGAAAAATCTGGAGCTGTAGAAAAAATGTCAAAATCTAAGGGTAACGTAGTGAATCCTGATGATATTGTTAGTGTCTATGGTTCAGATGTGCTTCGAATGTACATGCTTTTTATGGGACCACCAGAGCTTGATTGCCAGTGGCAAGATGAAGGAATTGAAGGTATCAAACGTTTTGCAAATCGATTTATTACCTATGTTTCAAATCCAGAGACTATGCTTTCCGGTAGTGAAACTGAGAACCCTGAAGTTACCAGATGCTTGCATCTTTTGATCAAAGAAGTTCAACAGCGACTTGCTGTCTTTAAACCGAATACAGCGCTTGCCTCCTTCATGGAATGGAACAATCAGTCCATGAAAAGCGGTATGAAAATGAGCAAGAATTCAATGCAAACTGTTTTGACCTTGTTTTCTATTTTTGCACCACACGCTGCATGCGAACTTTTGCAAAATATTTTTGGCAAAGATTTAACGCAGTGCACGTGGCCAACGTATGATTCTTCACTCCTTGTGATCAATGAAGTCACGTACGCAGTGCAGATCAATGGAAAATTGCGTGGTACGTTTACTGTTGTAAAAGAAACTGAGCAAGAAAAAATTCAAGCTCAGGCTCAAGAAATAGTTGCAAAATGGCTTGAAGAAAAACAGGTCGTGAAAATTATTTTCATTAAAGATCGTACTGTTAATTTTGTAGTGAAATCATGA
- a CDS encoding ribonucleotide-diphosphate reductase subunit beta, with translation MSIIKDKKTDPNKILPMKYLWARTFYKNGVANNWTPEEVSMQLDVEQWKSPGVISAKERELILLNLGFFATAESLTANNIVLALYKHVTNPECRQYLLRQAFEEAVHTDTFIYCCDSLGLDPDMIYSMYETVDVIKAKDEFVVGLTKSILDGNFEIVDTNTTQMFLRDLIGFYVIMEGIFFYAGFAMMLSLKRHQKMVGIGEQFEYIMRDESIHLAFGCDLISTIIQENPEVWTPAFQQEIVDLIKHAVTLETAYAVQACPDGLLGISSSQFCDYVQYIADRRLLRLGLPKVYHTPNPFLWMSEATDLSKEKNFFETRVTEYQSGGSLEW, from the coding sequence ATGTCAATCATCAAAGATAAAAAAACGGATCCTAATAAAATACTGCCTATGAAGTATTTGTGGGCTCGCACCTTCTATAAAAATGGTGTTGCAAATAATTGGACACCAGAAGAAGTTTCTATGCAGCTCGACGTTGAGCAGTGGAAATCGCCAGGTGTAATTTCTGCAAAAGAACGAGAATTAATACTTTTAAATCTTGGTTTTTTTGCAACGGCAGAATCATTGACGGCAAATAACATTGTGCTTGCCCTGTATAAGCATGTAACCAATCCAGAATGCCGCCAATACTTATTGCGCCAGGCTTTTGAGGAGGCTGTTCATACCGATACGTTTATTTATTGCTGTGATTCTTTGGGATTGGATCCTGATATGATTTATTCAATGTATGAAACGGTCGATGTGATCAAGGCTAAAGATGAATTTGTTGTCGGTTTGACTAAGTCTATTTTAGATGGAAACTTTGAGATTGTTGATACCAACACGACGCAAATGTTTTTAAGAGACTTGATTGGTTTTTATGTCATCATGGAAGGTATATTCTTCTATGCTGGCTTTGCGATGATGCTTTCACTTAAACGTCATCAAAAAATGGTTGGGATTGGCGAGCAATTTGAATACATCATGCGTGATGAAAGCATACATCTTGCTTTCGGATGTGATTTGATTTCTACGATTATCCAAGAAAATCCTGAAGTTTGGACACCAGCATTCCAACAAGAGATTGTCGACCTCATTAAACATGCAGTTACGCTTGAAACAGCATACGCAGTTCAAGCATGCCCAGATGGACTCTTGGGAATTTCAAGCAGCCAGTTTTGTGACTACGTTCAATACATTGCAGATCGTAGACTTCTGCGTTTAGGTCTACCTAAGGTTTATCACACGCCAAATCCATTTTTATGGATGTCTGAAGCTACAGACTTAAGCAAAGAAAAAAACTTCTTTGAAACACGCGTAACTGAGTATCAATCAGGTGGTTCGCTTGAATGGTAA
- a CDS encoding thioredoxin family protein, whose translation MQTNKLFIFLLSISLAQNLTYLNGHATTVPNPVGEITSEDKLHAALTSSTPTLVMGYMSNCPHCNTLKPMYEKLALQHRSIDFLKVNGPQHKMHTHVAQLTNGDKRIPGYPSIAFVNNGVVTDVLIGGNKNKLESMIADFEKDLKSDWKKIKKHL comes from the coding sequence ATGCAAACAAATAAATTGTTTATTTTCTTACTGTCAATTTCACTAGCTCAGAACTTAACATATCTTAACGGGCACGCCACAACTGTGCCCAATCCTGTCGGAGAGATCACATCTGAAGATAAACTGCACGCTGCGCTTACTAGCTCAACGCCTACATTGGTGATGGGTTATATGAGCAACTGTCCACATTGCAACACGCTCAAGCCAATGTATGAAAAGTTAGCGCTTCAACATCGATCAATAGATTTTTTAAAAGTAAACGGTCCACAGCATAAAATGCACACGCATGTGGCGCAATTGACCAATGGCGATAAAAGAATTCCTGGATACCCATCTATAGCGTTTGTTAACAATGGTGTCGTCACTGACGTTTTAATCGGTGGAAACAAAAACAAACTAGAGTCTATGATTGCTGATTTTGAAAAAGATTTAAAATCTGATTGGAAAAAAATTAAAAAACATTTATAA